attgatgtGGTATTCTGTTTATATGcaagtgtcgaaaataatcgccgaagaggttaattcagaacactcaactgcatgagcccttacgtttttcattagcgagtgaagtatggagttctcctgagatgattttttccatgagatttgcaatgaatcgaaatatttttagccttcataagaggcccatagtaatattccggtgcttgaatgttattgcaatatgcttctgtagtgcactccaggatgtaaaattcgctgctccagagtgctcccagatgcaaaattatctgctccaaagtgctccaaaacggaaattttgctgctccaaaaattgctccaaatgagaagtcctcggtagcatcactgtagtTCATTTCTTGAAGATATTAAATCGTGAGTTATAGTAGCCATGAACAGTTGTTGCAGACACAGAGACAAGAGCTGGAAACGTTTGTTAACAAGGACAAAAAACTTTAATGAATATCTTGAGCACAGTATTGTAATGCCACTCGATTGAGCTCAAAAATGCACATGCACAAAATATGAAAAAAGCAGCAGATCATTGGTACGCCATGTGCCAGGCACGGGTGTTGGCACACAAGAATAATTTATTCATCAATCAGTTCATATCTGTACACTGGAAAATGTTTATTTGCAGATAAAAATGGTGTTGAGCATTATCCACGTTTGAGGTTGGCTCGCAGAACAATTTGTAGATCAGACATATAGGTCATTTGGCAAGAACTTGTAAAACAGAACTTAATTGTACATGGGAATGCAAGATGTGTAGCTTAATTTTGCTGTGATGATGAACAGAGAATAGAGAAAGCTATTTACAGCACTGAATTTGTGTATGTGAATATCGTAAAAATTTTCCGCACAGATTACCTCAAGCATTTAAGTACTTACTGAGCAAATAAAGGCAACATTTTTTTCGCAGTCTGATGAGAAAAATGTTGTGCACAGTTAAAAACAAATTCTTTCGATGTTGCTGTAAATTTTCAGAGAGCTACACCAATGAACCAGTCTTTGGCTCTTGATGTTTTATAAAAAATTTAACTGTCGCAGTCTTTGTGTAAGCGGTTTTAGTTGGTTGTCTTTAACACAACGTCCAACTCGCCACATCTTAAAAACCGGTAACTCACAAAAAACAAAACCATCTATGAAAAAAATACAATGACAGTGATCATCTTTGATCACTTCCAACATGGCTCCTTGCACGGAGATGCATCACAAGTTTCCACATTAGGAGCACTGAATTTGCAGTATATACATGTGTCATTTGCGACAGCTTTAAGTATGTAGCTGATGTAGGACGTGGGTAATCATACCAAGACATGTCATAATAAGTATTAGTTTTCTATTCTTGGCCATTATGCCGAGAGTTGATTGTTTGTTTAAGTGACAGCACGTTATTTCACATGCACTCGGTTTGCACTTTAAATATACATACCTACAGCTAAGAAACCAAATTTGGCATTAGAAAACATCTAAAACTCAAAAGCCTCGCAGTTTTGGGAATTTTGCATTATGAGCATTTACGGCACTGCTGGCTACCTGCTGCCGATTGTGTATTATCCCTATAATTAAGAACATTTGCACTGCGAGGTTCTAACTGTCCCAGAAACTTATAGTAAAACCTAGCTGTCAGCACAGGTCTCTTTTTATATTTACCTTtatagaaataaaatgaaaatagtAGTTTTGTGCATATGTGCTGAACATCCTATGGAGGGAAACAAAAAACCATTCTGGCCTGATAGCTTGTTGTACAAAAAACGATTGGCTATGACTGATTGGCTTTTCATCGAAAAATAAACGTGATCTCCAGGAAGCATCACTTCTTCGTGTGACCTACTACACTTCGCACCTCAATAGCACGACACATCGGCTTGTTTTCTTGTGGTTTTGGGGGTCCATACTTTCTACACACTTCCTTTCGAGGCCTTTGCAAGCCACTGTCCCAGTGTTCATAAACAAAACAGTCTCTTTGTTCACTGGTGCAAATTGTTTGTGACTCAGCACTCCACGGAAGTAGATGACCGGCACACAGTTCAGAGGCAGTCCTTGGAGCAAGTGAAGAAGTTTTTTTGGAACTGCACAGTCGAGTTAAGAACCTCCATCCATTCAACGTCGACATTGTGAAAGAGGCCGTTGGGGAAGGGGGGCAGCTTGCAGCTGTCGAGCACGAAGAAGTTGATCCGATAATGTTGGAAACCCTTGAGGGCATCGCTGAGCACCTGCACATTAAAAAGAGCATGTTGAAATGCAATGTCTATTCTAACTTCAGATAAGGAAACTGTACCTTATGCTACGCTCACTGATCAAAGTAATTAAAAAAATGTTGATCCCTACGTCCTCCATATTTTAACTTTCTGTACATAAATAGCGGATCTCGCCTGTCATTCTCAAACCATGGAACCTTTggaataattgttgaggtttcacatcccaaaaccatggtaCGATTGTGAGGGACACCGCTGTAGAGggctcagaaaatttcgaccacctggggttgtactatgtgcacctaaatctaagtgcacgggcctctagcattttgcctccatcgaaatgtggccgacacagccaggatttgatcccgcaaTCTTGGGGTcaacattcgagcaccataactactagagcACTGCGGCGGGTCAGCCCTGGAACCTTCTACTATATAAAGTATGCTTACAAATACTTTGCAGCTTGTGTTGCAATCTTCTGAAAAGATTGTGCAGTAAACCATAATGCGGAAGTAGATCTGGTGTTTTACTGCTTAACAATGGGGAAAAAATATTGCAGAATGAAGGGTGCTAAAACTGTCAAAAAGCAGCAGACAATTCAAGCCATTTTTTATGACTGTGAACCAATTATATCAACAAGAAACTCTCCTAAGTGCAAAATTTACTGTGGGCATTTACTGTGAACAGGAGCAAAATTTTCTGTGAAACAGTAAATTCACAAGAATTTAATTGAGAGCCTCACAAACTCAATCACAAAAGGTTGAAACAGAGCAAGCCGGTGTATTGCAAAATCATAGCACCCAGTTTCTACACTCTGACGCAAGAAATGCTTTGTAGGAACAGTTTTTACTGTAAATTGTCGATGGAGTTCCGAGAGTTGTCATTGTGTTCCTCATCAACGGTTTAGAGGGCATGTGAATAGTTATCACGTAATGTCAGTGGTACTCTCAGCATTGGTCACCCGCCGTGGTGTGGTCTAGTAGttgactgctgaccggaaggttgcgggatcgaatcccggccgcggtggttgcgctttaatggaggcaaaatgttagaggcccgtgtgcttagatttgggtgcatgtTAACAACCCAGCTGGTCAAAgcttccggagccttccacaagGCATCCctcaatcatatcctggttttgggacgtaaaacaccaacaattattatctcAGCACTCGTCATAAGTATGCGTGTTTGCGTCAGCATTCTTCTCGTgccagttcagcgcttgtgttgtcctttGGTTTTGTGTTTGTCCTTTCACCTGGTGTGTGCTGCTATATGCTATAAtgatccaccaactagcccacctgcaCAATtgcactcaatatgacttgcaacatggtaGCACGTGGCTTCTTGAGCTTGAAAGTTGAGCATGGCTTCGACTTGCCATCATTTCCACAAGTAAATGACATTTTCTGATGTGGGATCATCACCAAATCAGAGAATCgtgtttagttgtagaaataagggctagtggaagccgtGCGTGATGTTGCAGCGCGtaaggccacacgctcccgtgttgcaagtcatattgagtgcgactgtaCATTTCAAGCTAGTAAACCTCGCAATCGTTATAACTCATTTCAAGTGGGCGTTGCTTATTACCTGGTGGTTACGGATGTTCTTGCACGTGGCAACAGTCTCAACGTCACCGGGGATTTTGCTCGGCAGTTCAATGCACTGGCATGGGTGGATGTCCTCACGGCGCGGGCACGCGGAGTCGTCCGATCGGGACTGTGTGGGCGCCGAGTAGGTCGTCGGAGGCCGCCTGGGTCTCGCCGGTGCCGCGGCAGGGGGCGCCACTGCCGCCGCGGTAGTCGCGCGCCTCGTggtagtcgtcgtcgtcggtgtAGTGGTCGTGGGACGCCTTGTCGTCGTCGTAGTGGTTGTAGTTGTAGTCGTGGAGCTCGTGGTGCTCGGACTAGTAAGCACTGGTAGTTCAGTTTCAACCTTGGGTGTTGAGGCCCGAACGGGTGGGTAGGCGTTGGATAGGCTGTACAAAAATACATAGGAAGGggcacacaaaaaagaagtcagaaCAAGGGAGATTTACTTAAGAAATCTGGCAGCAAAAATTGACTAATGTCCAATATCATTGTCAATGTGAATTGTATAACGCCAGCTCGAGAGCACTTAGTCAGCGCTGCGAAAATGCGCTTGCTTGCATGAAGGGAATTTTGGATGAAACTAACGCTAAAGCTCCCCAAGCGTCTGAACGCAGTTCTGTGCACGCGGGATATTCTTAAAGGACAAAAAACGATCGTTCTCGGATTAGTAAATTACAATATAGTGCTGAAAGCAGAACGCTCGGTATGCGAGAagatgcgcaaaaagaaaatacaggtggcgacgccaccttgaaattgctGCACCAGCTCGCCGTGATGCCATACATTCTGACGGCGTCTGCAGGGACCTACGTAATCGTTTGTCGCTATAAATTATTTTACATTGTGCTGTAAGGGGAAAAAGGtgttaacatagcaagtttcagaaaatttcattgaaccaGCATGACCAAAATACACAATAACACTTTCTAATGAAGCAAACAGACAACAGgtagtgtctaacaaataaaCCAGCCTATCTACACGTATGCATTGCGACGATATATTTTGTTTATATGCCAAGTAGTGTCCACAGTATGTGTAACAATGAATCTTTACAATAATTTATTGATTTTTTTGTTTAGGTGCATTAGCCACTCTCCAGGGTGCCCTTTCACCTGCACTGTCCAATGCAATGCACTACCGTATTTCGcgtttttcattttcctgtgctccTCTCTGCTGTCTTGGTTAGGCGGCGGAGTTCTGTGGCTAATCCGGGACAGCCGGGATCACCacaacaaaagcctccgagatcaaaagCCATATGCGGAGACCCTGCGGTAGCGTTTCGCGACATTCCCATTAGGGGAAGGGCGCATAGGCCTTGCCATCGtgcgaaaaaaatttgtggcagTTACGCACGGAAACAGTGGAGCTGGTGTCCTtactctcctcctttccccctcaccctcgctatactatactatagaagactatgctatgctttaccctcacatcactcctcctcaacttcacttccctttcccaccgcttgctataccatactatacatggttatgcaattctttaccctctcatctcttcctttctcctcaccttcacatcctCTTACTTCCCTTTCCGGCCCCTTCTCTTTCTATGCGAAACGAGGCACATCTTTGCCAAGTGATTGCTCGGCAACGCGCACTGACGTCATAGCCAGGCGCCGTTTCCGGTCTACGCGATACGGACAAACAAAAAGCTTTAGCATTTCTGCTGTTAAAAGGCGGATTGCAGATGGCAAGGGAATCTCATTCCATCCCGTACACATTACCTCGGTCTTGTTGGCGCGGCGGTAGGCTCGTCCGTCGACGCAGCTCCTTCCTCCGTAGGAGAGGCCTCGCCCTCCTCGTCGGCATCGTCAGCGGCTCCGCCAGCGCCGCCTTCACTGGCGTTGGCTCCAACCGCGACGGCGGCGCcaccgtcgtcgtcatcgtcgaaTTCCTCGGTCAGCTCGGTCGTGGTCGGCGCCAGCGAGTCCGCGGCGGCCGATGTCGGCGCACCCGCCTGGCGCGCGGCGACTAGCGGCTCGTGCACCACGTGGGATGCCACGTGGGATACCACGTGAGCAGACCTGGCCTCCACGCGGTGCGCCGTGGACAGGGCCAGAAAGAGGACGACGGCTGCGGCCAGGGGAAAACTGAAGCTGCTTCGACGAAGTCCTCGAGGCGCCATGACTGTGGACACTTGCTTGTATGAACGTCGCTTGAGCTCGTACCAGTGGCCTGGGTGGACAAAAATGGCGCACTGTATTGTGGCATCGACAGTTAAAGTTTCGAAAAACAGAACTTGGTGTCAGTCATCAGTGGAGGTGGACAGGGCAAAAGAAATCTGTGTGGAGCTTTGCGTCGCCACCTCCACCCTCTTATATATATACAACGGGTGGCGAACCCAAGAAGGGTTCTtagaagaaaggggaaaaaatcgcacggtcccttatgcatttgccgtATGACTCGAAGGCGtaagtcatctttttcttctctgtcgatttTATCGGTCCTTTTTTGTTGAATACTTCTGATCGTATTGGTCCTTAGCTTCTGAATACACCTGCATAACGCGCCAAGATCCTTTTGACGGCCCTCCATCGACTTTGAatctattcgcaactttcacggcctataggtggcgcgactgtacatccaacatggcggtcgttgagattatcggaccgctgcagacgatttaggaacgtacagcggtgagcattcttagggtgaacacaggagcgcgtggccgacggcactgtcagcgctgcgtaacggtcatcgcttgaaacattgcacatgcgcatcatgcgttctacgaaataatcTTTTCATCGCGCGCACGGAAGCGTATCCACGACAAGTGTCTTCAGGACGTAGtgggcgcggtggaaagagtgtatcgaaaaacacatgctgcgcatgtgcaatgtttccaacgatggctgttgcgcggcgctgacagtgccgtcagccacgcgctcgcgtgttcaccctaacagtgctcaccgctgtacatgtttggcgaagagttcagttctttgcgcttcggctgcactccgatttatgttttagtgaaagcagggttgcggtgacatattataataagtaaaggaatgtcggTTACGTGACTGGAACCTCATTAgaaagataaatatgcacacaattgtaaataaagcaaacacactagtcgcgttgcttgcggcgcttaatcgcgcgttgcaagcCCCGCTGTGTTGTAAACACGATATGGTAGTAGGAaactcagtaaagatgtctcagtaatatcagagacatccTCGGAGACAGGCTTTATCTCATttctgcttgcattgcattctgccgcgtagctagctcagctcccttcaaatcacgaagtaatgtaagtaaacgaaaaaaaaaaagatgtgttgcccttcgagaccgaagcacaagaaccacttgaggcatgtgcgattatcggaaatacgattttattgcgctttcttggtaaaaaaagagaaaacgtaaacagcggaatgccacaataggtcgacaagcagcgaatgaaaccagcgcaagGCGCAATTGTCACGTTTAAGAAGGGACGTTTCTGTTATCCTACGCTTttggtgtttatgagaagtgcaataagtaacatcgtacgggacagggacgaaaaaacagcgccatcagcaagtaataccgaacaaaaagagctggagatgtgaaggtcacggaggcacttcacagccacttcagacgtggaatggtgcgatggacgctttgaaagcggacttttcattatattctagaggcggaacgcattccttatcagttctggtactgtctgcacagcgactgtgtcgagcggaggaacgaagcgcgagaaaggtgatatgaggtagtagacatatactcaaaTGCAAAATGGGATTctacatacattcatgggccttggttatttgcttgcgaagtttaacccgcttaaccactcacgacTGTtggaggcgctaatctgaaggggaggcttttgctttgcctcccgctgtacactgtgagcaccgaggcccgcagtaaaatcagttgcctttttcttttattttccgttcacattgaggaaccgaaattgtcacgtatcgagaccgtgcacatcgtcgcaaaacgaccccaaacgaggcaaaacaagtggcaacattcgctgactcaagcgcgtccaacatttcaataatctcaacagagcttccggcggccaccactcggcggcgccacggtacctggaagttgcgaattACGTATTTGACGGATGGCGCCGGGTCGAGCTGCTTCAAGAATGTAGCATATGATTTCGCAGAAGCGTGTCCAACATACACCTTGTCGGATGTGCGAAACGCTACACTGTGGGTAACTGTTACAGAGAGAACGGGTCAAGCCGTTGcggcggtacagtggttacggcgctcggctgctaaccctAAAGCAGCGAGTTCCACATCGATCGCAGCGGTctcattttcgttggaggcgaaaatgctagaggcccgcataCTCGCATTTAGGTGCACTGATcccagatggtggaaatttctggagccctccattacggcgtgcctcatagtcatgtcctggttttggcacgtaaaagcccagcaATTATTACTATATTACAATTATTACTACGGGCCACGCCGGCTTTGTGCATTAATGTTTGCAGCGCACGAAAGTCACCTTGTAGgctttcatggtaaaagcagcgcgaaAGGATGGCAACATGAGACGAAGAACGACACAAGATAGACACTAATGTCCCATGTCGTTCTCGCATCAGCGCCTGTCCTGCGCCTTGTGTTGTcagcttttcgcgctgcttttaCCACGATGaccaaccaaccagcccaattttTGCACGCTACTGCACCCCGAGTTTACCCTGCGGTACTCACAGAACATCAAGATGATGAGACAGATGCAGGATACGACGGACGCCTTCCTCTCTTAAATGTTCGTCCCTTTTCCGGCGTCCTTAGCGGTCGATGGCTGCTGAACTGGCCCGCCTACACGGTTTGACAAGATTCCCGACTAGACACGGAGGCAGCCAGCCGCGTTTTCAGAGTATATATGAAGTGCATGccgacacgtgcgcagtttctcATGGCGTTTCCTGTCGCATGTGTAATCGGTTTAGCTCAGCCCACGTCGTGGATAAGCGTGCGTGACGTGCATTAGATATGAGAGGGAGGCGTTATTGCGACATATTGCGATAAGCCGCTGCAAATGCATCGCTAGTGCGCACCTGAACGGGTATTTGGCGATGGGTATAATTCCTTttatgtcgcgggatcgaatcccggtcgcatttcgatggcggcgaaatgctagaggcccgtgtgcttagatttaggtgcacggtaaagaaccccaggtggtcgaaatttccggagccctccactacggcgtctctcataactgTATTGTGGTTTTGGTCCGCGAAACACCAAAATTATTATTGACAGTTGTACGCCTTTCGTGCTAATCTCGAAAAACATTTGCACCCTTTTGGGCGTTTTTCTGTCCCGCTACAGAAACCTTCGACGATTTCACGTGCCTTTCCGTGATTTAGCgctgcgcgcccggcactttcatG
The nucleotide sequence above comes from Rhipicephalus sanguineus isolate Rsan-2018 chromosome 8, BIME_Rsan_1.4, whole genome shotgun sequence. Encoded proteins:
- the LOC119402201 gene encoding uncharacterized protein LOC119402201, with product MAPRGLRRSSFSFPLAAAVVLFLALSTAHRVEARSAHVVSHVASHVVHEPLVAARQAGAPTSAAADSLAPTTTELTEEFDDDDDGGAAVAVGANASEGGAGGAADDADEEGEASPTEEGAASTDEPTAAPTRPSLSNAYPPVRASTPKVETELPVLTSPSTTSSTTTTTTTTTTTRRPTTTTPTTTTTTRRATTAAAVAPPAAAPARPRRPPTTYSAPTQSRSDDSACPRREDIHPCQCIELPSKIPGDVETVATCKNIRNHQVLSDALKGFQHYRINFFVLDSCKLPPFPNGLFHNVDVEWMEVLNSTVQFQKNFFTCSKDCL